In Delphinus delphis chromosome 11, mDelDel1.2, whole genome shotgun sequence, one genomic interval encodes:
- the CSRNP2 gene encoding cysteine/serine-rich nuclear protein 2, which yields MDAFTGSGLKRKFDDVDVGSSVSNSDDEISSSDSADSCDSLNPPTTASFTPTSILKRQKQLRRKNVRFDQVTVYYFARRQGFTSVPSQGGSSLGMAQRHNSVRSYTLCEFAQEQEVNHREILREHLKEEKLHAKKMKLTKNGTVESVEADCLTLDDVSDEDIDVENVEVDDYFFLQPLPTKRRRALLRASGVHRIDAEEKQELRAIRLSREECGCDCRLYCDPEACACSQAGIKCQVDRMSFPCGCSRDGCGNMAGRIEFNPIRVRTHYLHTIMKLELESKRQVSRLPAPDEEPSPAASCSLAAAQGSETQDFQEFIAENETAVLHLQSAEELERLQAEEDPSGSSASLDSSMESLGVCILEEPLAVPEELCPGLTAPILIQAQLPPGSSVLCFAENSDQPTASAVNNPSYLNSGPLVYYQVEQRPVLGVKGEPGTEEVPPSFPKEKDLSVFSLPVTSLVACGPTDPAALCKLEVGKTSTLEALVPEDRNPEEPEDEDFRPSWCPSNLPLRTDNEEGCVVETARQNEDRPPEEPSLELPLAV from the exons ATGGATGCATTCACGGGCTCGGGTCTCAAGAGGAAGTTTGATGATGTGGATGTGGGTTCATCAGTTTCCAACTCCGATGATGAGATCTCCAGCAGTGACAGCGCTGACAGCTGCGACAGCCTCAATCCTCCCACAACTGCCAGCTTCACAC CCACATCCATCCTGAAGCGGCAGAAGCAGCTGCGGAGGAAGAATGTGCGCTTTGACCAGGTGACTGTGTACTACTTTGCCCGGCGCCAGGGTTTCACCAGCGTGCCCAGCCAGGGCGGCAGCTCTCTGGGCATGGCCCAGCGCCATAACTCTGTACGCAGCTACACGCTCTGTGAGTTTGCTCAGGAGCAGGAGGTGAACCATCGGGAGATTCTCCGTGAACACCTGAAGGAGGAGAAGCTCCACGCCAAGAAGATGAAG CTGACCAAGAACGGGACAGTGGAGTCGGTGGAGGCCGACTGCCTGACATTGGATGATGTTTCAGATGAAGATATTGACGTGGAAAACGTGGAGGTGGATGATTACTTCTTCCTGCAGCCTCTGCCCACCAAACGGCGACGGGCCCTGCTGAGGGCTTCTGGGGTCCACCGCATCGATGCTGAAGAGAAGCAAGAACTTCGAGCCATCCGACTGTCACGGGAAGAGTGTGGTTGTGACTGTCGACTGTATTGTGACCCGGAAGCGTGTGCCTGTAGCCAGGCTGGGATTAAATGCCAG GTGGATCGCATGTCCTTTCCATGTGGCTGCTCCCGGGACGGCTGTGGGAACATGGCTGGGCGCATTGAATTCAACCCAATCCGGGTCCGGACTCATTACCTCCACACCATCATGAAGCTGGAGCTGGAGAGCAAGCGGCAGGTGAGCCGCCTGCCAGCCCCAGACGAGGAGCCCTCCCCCGCTGCCAGCTGCAGCCTGGCGGCAGCACAGGGCTCAGAGACACAGGACTTCCAGGAGTTCATCGCTGAGAATGAGACGGCGGTGCTGCACTTGCAGAGTGCGGAGGAGCTGGAGCGGCTCCAGGCGGAGGAGGACCCGAGCGGCTCCAGTGCCAGCCTGGACTCCAGCATGGAGAGCCTGGGCGTGTGCATCCTGGAGGAGCCCCTGGCTGTTCCCGAAGAGCTGTGCCCGGGCCTGACAGCCCCCATCCTCATCCAGGCTCAGCTGCCCCCAGGCTCCTCCGTGCTGTGTTTTGCCGAGAACTCAGACCAGCCAACTGCCTCAGCCGTGAACAACCCATCCTACTTGAACAGTGGGCCCCTGGTCTACTACCAGGTGGAGCAGAGGCCAGTCCTGGGGGTGAAAGGAGAGCCTGGTACGGAAGAAGTCCCGCCCTCGTTCCCCAAGGAGAAGGATCTGAGTGTCTTCTCTCTCCCGGTTACCTCACTGGTGGCTTGTGGCCCCACAGACCCGGCTGCCCTCTGTAAGTTAGAGGTGGGGAAAACATCCACTCTAGAAGCTCTAGTGCCCGAAGATCGTAACCCCGAGGAGCCTGAGGATGAAGACTTCCGCCCCTCTTGGTGCCCCTCAAACCTCCCCTTGCGCACGGACAACGAAGAGGGCTGTGTGGTGGAGACCGCACGGCAGAACGAGGACCGGCCCCCTGAAGAGCCTTCCCTGGAGCTCCCTCTGGCAGTGTGA